A stretch of the Papaver somniferum cultivar HN1 chromosome 6, ASM357369v1, whole genome shotgun sequence genome encodes the following:
- the LOC113286127 gene encoding probable LRR receptor-like serine/threonine-protein kinase At3g47570 — protein sequence MFQKVSYKELLKATDGFSAENLVGVGSYGSVYKGSLILKQETTTTVAVKVLDLKRRGASKSFMAECEAIRCIRHRNLVKILTSCSTTDYKGNEFKDLVSEFMPNGNLENWLHPTANDEQLQRSARRSLSFMERLNVAIDVASALGYLHHHCGTPIVHCDLKPSNVLLDNDLNGHVGDFGLAKFLGEVVINFNSEQQNNSTSVGIRGSISYAAPEYGMGREVS from the exons ATGTTTCAAAAGGTTTCATATAAAGAGCTTCTAAAAGCAACAGATGGTTTCTCCGCTGAAAATTTAGTCGGAGTGGGAAGTTACGGGTCTGTTTATAAAGGATCATTAATACTAAAGCAGGAGACAACAACAACTGTTGCAGTGAAAGTGCTAGATCTTAAACGGCGAGGTGCTTCAAAAAGTTTCATGGCTGAATGTGAAGCAATTCGATGCATTCGACATAGAAATCTTGTGAAGATTTTAACTTCATGTTCTACTACTGAttataaaggaaatgaattcaaagacCTAGTTTCTGAATTCATGCCAAACGGGAATCTTGAGAACTGGTTGCACCCGACTGCAAATGACGAACAACTTCAGAGGTCAGCGAGGAGATCGTTGAGTTTTATGGAGAGACTGAATGTGGCCATCGATGTTGCTTCTGCATTAGGTTATCTCCATCATCATTGCGGGACACCAATAGTTCATTGTGATCTAAAGCCAAGCAATGTTTTACTCGACAATGACCTGAACGGCCATGTTGGTGATTTCGGTTTGGCAAAGTTTCTTGGTGAAGTCGTCATCAATTTTAATTCTGAACAACAAAACAACAGCACTTCAGTCGGGATAAGGGGTTCGATTAGCTATGCTGCTCCAG AGTATGGAATGGGTAGAGAGGTATCCTAA
- the LOC113289126 gene encoding uncharacterized protein LOC113289126, with protein sequence MENWKKIAVVLPILVLIVLVIVFLRRLYLSRRRLDSIETSRRTVQSGISKLHLQYDSTNEKKRRTNYYVFRRGGLSVKPLFSWSDYPSLVTEAVEYGWSRFAFTGYMQSLSSSTSTARSVLLGLCSSGDYFHGSRESEAEISWEICNGSVDFMQKIKLNSGVSINKKGIISSSPLPSGASSVIKTALPLPGPSLGNYSFAQEAYFEITILSMNEADDNDVNFKGSKKGDQGEKTKLMQETEGGSPSGRSDSLTHITITSSIDSKRIEELRAIGSKEETKEEGIMMSLGLAVGGTLPSKLPGSYPGSIGLNSNGSVYLEGTYLMFESHKAKWGTKGKVIGCGFNPDEKKVYFTVDSELVHVIHCKSEEFGGPLFPTLAANVKATVLVNFGQAEFRYEPANAERTPNPCFIGALGLGNEDSQELFSLGRINSQTYNHYHYNESYHSDNVSLSIGGETDTDDFYDISLEQSKHTGIHKSEV encoded by the exons ATGGAAAACTGGAAGAAAATTGCAGTGGTTTTGCCAATTCTTGTTCTAATAGTACTTGTGATTGTTTTTCTCAGAAGATTATATTTATCCAGAAGACGTCTGGATTCTATAGAAACATCAAGACGAACAGTTCAGTCTGGGATTTCGAAGCTTCATCTGCAATATGATTCaacaaatgaaaagaaaagaagaacaaattatTATGTTTTTAGACGTGGTGGGTTGTCAGTAAAACCTCTGTTTAGTTGGTCAGATTATCCATCACTTGTTACAGAAGCAGTTGAATATGGTTGGTCAAGGTTTGCATTTACAGGCTATATGCAATCATTATCTTCTTCAACGTCGACGGCACGATCGGTTTTACTAGGTCTGTGTTCATCTGGTGATTATTTTCATGGAAGCAGAGAAAGTGAAGCGGAAATTAGTTGGGAAATCTGCAATGGATCAGTAGATTTCATGCAGAAAATCAAACTTAATTCAGGGGTTAGTATTAATAAGAAAGGTATAATTAGTTCATCTCCTCTTCCTTCAGGTGCTTCTTCTGTTATTAAAACTGCACTTCCATTACCAGGACCATCTCTAGGGAACTATTCATTTGCTCAGGAAGCTTATTTTGAGATTACAATCTTATCAATGAATGAAGCTGATGATAATGATGTGAATTTTAAGGGGAGTAAAAAAGGAGATCAAGGTGAGAAAACTAAGCTAATGCAAGAAACAGAAGGTGGGAGCCCGAGTGGCCGGTCGGATTCATTAACGCATATTACAATTACTAGTAGCATTGacagtaaaaggattgaagaatTGAGAGCTATTGGAAGCAAGGAAGAAACTAAAGAGGAAGGTATAATGATGTCATTGGGGCTTGCAGTTGGTGGAACCCTTCCTTCTAAACTACCTGGTAGCTATCCTGGATCAATTGGACTCAATTCTAATGGTTCTGTTTACCTTGAAG GAACCTATCTTATGTTTGAAAGTCACAAAGCAAAATGGGGTACTAAAGGCAAGGTAATTGGTTGTGGATTCAATCCAGATGAGAAGAAAGTGTATTTCACAGTGGACTCAGAATTGGTACATGTTATACATTGCAAATCTGAAGAATTTGGAGGTCCACTTTTTCCGACTCTGGCAGCGAATGTTAAAGCTACAGTTTTGGTTAATTTCGGGCAAGCCGAGTTCAGGTATGAACCAGCAAATGCTGAACGGACTCCAAACCCATGCTTCATTGGAGCTCTGGGGCTTGGAAATGAAGATAGCCAAGAGCTTTTCTCTCTCGGAAGAATcaattcacagacctacaaccaCTACCACTACAACGAAAGCTACCACAGCGACAATGTATCACTGTCCATTGGAGGAGAAACTGACACGGATGATTTTTATGATATAAGCTTGGAGCAGAGTAAACACACTGGCATACATAAAAGCGAAGTTTAA
- the LOC113289127 gene encoding uncharacterized protein LOC113289127 isoform X2 yields the protein MDDMAGYYPPPPSQPPPISHHHHNPMNHSSSSSHYPYYPLPPAPPQSHFPHWQHHHHQPQPFSSPSYLPGPSSGYIPPPTYLDYNSEDDVRTLFIAGFPQDVKPREIYNLFREFPGYQSSKLRDATKTSQAFGFATFADRNTALAALQALNGMVFDLEQPSTLYIDLAKSNSRSKRSRTDDGRSGFADKKVRGSSSISASRGPLDSAGHGGNIHMPGMSKTAYNITGYSTTQRHGFDDGAGNDANSENLNSGGFHGPKNGTPCPTLFVANLGPTCSEQELNHVFSRCSGFLKLKMQNKNGAPVAFVDFQDIACSTSALNKLQDTVLYSFVGEGMRLEYAKSRMGLRRKT from the exons ATGGACGATATGGCCGGCTATTACCCACCACCACCTTCACAACCACCGCCGATCTCCCATCACCACCACAATCCAATGAatcattcttcttcttcgtctcatTACCCATATTACCCTCTTCCACCGGCACCACCACAATCCCACTTCCCTCACtggcagcaccaccaccaccaaccacagCCGTTCTCATCTCCTTCTTATCTACCAGGACCCAGTAGTGGCTATATACCACCACCTACTTATCTTGATTACAATTCTGAAGATGATGTTAGAACATTATTCATTGCTGGTTTTCCTCAAGATGTCAAACCCAGAGAGATTTATAATCTCTTTCGTGAATTCCCTGGTTATCAATCCTCTAAGCTTCGTGATGCAACCAAAACTTCCCAG GCATTTGGGTTTGCTACATTTGCTGATCGAAATACTGCGCTTGCGGCTCTGCAGGCATTAAAT GGAATGGTGTTTGACCTTGAGCAGCCTTCAACTTTATACATTGATCTGGCAAAATCCAACTCCAGGAGCAAGCGCTCAAGAACAG ATGATGGGAGGTCTGGCTTTGCTGATAAGAAAGTCAGAGGATCTTCGTCAATTTCTGCTTCTAGAGGCCCCCTTGATAGTG CAGGTCATGGAGGCAATATTCACATGCCTGGAATGAGTAAGACTGCTTACAACATCACCGGTTATTCAACTACACAAAG GCATGGGTTCGATGATGGAGCTGGCAATGATGCAAATTCTGAGAATTTG AACTCTGGAGGATTTCACGGTCCTAAGAATGGCACTCCATGTCCAACACTTTTCGTTGCGAATCTAGGCCCAACTTGTTCAGAGCAAGAGCTAAATCATGTCTTTTCAAG ATGCTCTGGGTTTTTGAAATTAAAGATGCAAAACAAGAACGGGGCTCCAGTTGCATTTGTTGACTTTCAG GACATTGCATGCTCAACATCTGCCTTAAATAAGTTACAAGACACAGTACTGTATTCATTCGTTGGCGAAGGAATGCGTTTAGA gtatGCAAAATCAAGAATGGGATTGCGTAGGAAAAC ATAG
- the LOC113289127 gene encoding uncharacterized protein LOC113289127 isoform X3, protein MDDMAGYYPPPPSQPPPISHHHHNPMNHSSSSSHYPYYPLPPAPPQSHFPHWQHHHHQPQPFSSPSYLPGPSSGYIPPPTYLDYNSEDDVRTLFIAGFPQDVKPREIYNLFREFPGYQSSKLRDATKTSQAFGFATFADRNTALAALQALNGMVFDLEQPSTLYIDLAKSNSRSKRSRTDDGRSGFADKKVRGSSSISASRGPLDSGHGGNIHMPGMSKTAYNITGYSTTQRHGFDDGAGNDANSENLNSGGFHGPKNGTPCPTLFVANLGPTCSEQELNHVFSRCSGFLKLKMQNKNGAPVAFVDFQDIACSTSALNKLQDTVLYSFVGEGMRLEYAKSRMGLRRKT, encoded by the exons ATGGACGATATGGCCGGCTATTACCCACCACCACCTTCACAACCACCGCCGATCTCCCATCACCACCACAATCCAATGAatcattcttcttcttcgtctcatTACCCATATTACCCTCTTCCACCGGCACCACCACAATCCCACTTCCCTCACtggcagcaccaccaccaccaaccacagCCGTTCTCATCTCCTTCTTATCTACCAGGACCCAGTAGTGGCTATATACCACCACCTACTTATCTTGATTACAATTCTGAAGATGATGTTAGAACATTATTCATTGCTGGTTTTCCTCAAGATGTCAAACCCAGAGAGATTTATAATCTCTTTCGTGAATTCCCTGGTTATCAATCCTCTAAGCTTCGTGATGCAACCAAAACTTCCCAG GCATTTGGGTTTGCTACATTTGCTGATCGAAATACTGCGCTTGCGGCTCTGCAGGCATTAAAT GGAATGGTGTTTGACCTTGAGCAGCCTTCAACTTTATACATTGATCTGGCAAAATCCAACTCCAGGAGCAAGCGCTCAAGAACAG ATGATGGGAGGTCTGGCTTTGCTGATAAGAAAGTCAGAGGATCTTCGTCAATTTCTGCTTCTAGAGGCCCCCTTGATAGTG GTCATGGAGGCAATATTCACATGCCTGGAATGAGTAAGACTGCTTACAACATCACCGGTTATTCAACTACACAAAG GCATGGGTTCGATGATGGAGCTGGCAATGATGCAAATTCTGAGAATTTG AACTCTGGAGGATTTCACGGTCCTAAGAATGGCACTCCATGTCCAACACTTTTCGTTGCGAATCTAGGCCCAACTTGTTCAGAGCAAGAGCTAAATCATGTCTTTTCAAG ATGCTCTGGGTTTTTGAAATTAAAGATGCAAAACAAGAACGGGGCTCCAGTTGCATTTGTTGACTTTCAG GACATTGCATGCTCAACATCTGCCTTAAATAAGTTACAAGACACAGTACTGTATTCATTCGTTGGCGAAGGAATGCGTTTAGA gtatGCAAAATCAAGAATGGGATTGCGTAGGAAAACATAG
- the LOC113289127 gene encoding uncharacterized protein LOC113289127 isoform X1 translates to MDDMAGYYPPPPSQPPPISHHHHNPMNHSSSSSHYPYYPLPPAPPQSHFPHWQHHHHQPQPFSSPSYLPGPSSGYIPPPTYLDYNSEDDVRTLFIAGFPQDVKPREIYNLFREFPGYQSSKLRDATKTSQAFGFATFADRNTALAALQALNGMVFDLEQPSTLYIDLAKSNSRSKRSRTDDGRSGFADKKVRGSSSISASRGPLDSAGHGGNIHMPGMSKTAYNITGYSTTQRHGFDDGAGNDANSENLNSGGFHGPKNGTPCPTLFVANLGPTCSEQELNHVFSRCSGFLKLKMQNKNGAPVAFVDFQDIACSTSALNKLQDTVLYSFVGEGMRLEYAKSRMGLRRKT, encoded by the exons ATGGACGATATGGCCGGCTATTACCCACCACCACCTTCACAACCACCGCCGATCTCCCATCACCACCACAATCCAATGAatcattcttcttcttcgtctcatTACCCATATTACCCTCTTCCACCGGCACCACCACAATCCCACTTCCCTCACtggcagcaccaccaccaccaaccacagCCGTTCTCATCTCCTTCTTATCTACCAGGACCCAGTAGTGGCTATATACCACCACCTACTTATCTTGATTACAATTCTGAAGATGATGTTAGAACATTATTCATTGCTGGTTTTCCTCAAGATGTCAAACCCAGAGAGATTTATAATCTCTTTCGTGAATTCCCTGGTTATCAATCCTCTAAGCTTCGTGATGCAACCAAAACTTCCCAG GCATTTGGGTTTGCTACATTTGCTGATCGAAATACTGCGCTTGCGGCTCTGCAGGCATTAAAT GGAATGGTGTTTGACCTTGAGCAGCCTTCAACTTTATACATTGATCTGGCAAAATCCAACTCCAGGAGCAAGCGCTCAAGAACAG ATGATGGGAGGTCTGGCTTTGCTGATAAGAAAGTCAGAGGATCTTCGTCAATTTCTGCTTCTAGAGGCCCCCTTGATAGTG CAGGTCATGGAGGCAATATTCACATGCCTGGAATGAGTAAGACTGCTTACAACATCACCGGTTATTCAACTACACAAAG GCATGGGTTCGATGATGGAGCTGGCAATGATGCAAATTCTGAGAATTTG AACTCTGGAGGATTTCACGGTCCTAAGAATGGCACTCCATGTCCAACACTTTTCGTTGCGAATCTAGGCCCAACTTGTTCAGAGCAAGAGCTAAATCATGTCTTTTCAAG ATGCTCTGGGTTTTTGAAATTAAAGATGCAAAACAAGAACGGGGCTCCAGTTGCATTTGTTGACTTTCAG GACATTGCATGCTCAACATCTGCCTTAAATAAGTTACAAGACACAGTACTGTATTCATTCGTTGGCGAAGGAATGCGTTTAGA gtatGCAAAATCAAGAATGGGATTGCGTAGGAAAACATAG